The Ruania alba genome has a window encoding:
- a CDS encoding CapA family protein — protein sequence MRPRRRHSWVLPAVLTATVLLAYVGAATHVYRTGPGAEPSAPPSSTVSSTSPATPTTSPEADPSDPADDEAIFTIGAAGDVLPHDAPIETARTDDGYDFTPMLEATRAWSSGADLALCNMEVPLALPGEEPSGYPLFGAPGELPGTLAELGWDGCSTGTNHSLDRGLDNLTHTLDVFDEAGLGHAGTARSRGEADTPQLYRLERAGQQITVAQVGGTYGTNGLPIPADAPWAVTLLDAEALIAQARTAREAGADLVVATLHWGEEYQHSPNADQRSLAAALAESGQVDLVIGTHPHVPQPFALLDGGPDGSGMWVAYSLGNFISNQDDDCCVPQTATGLFLTATVVKRADGPARVTGMEWSPMTVDREGGQHVYPLRSLTSGAEPDGLTLSPSELSSRLDGVQEVMAESTGATFPERHDPPAATGPEPEVVPRS from the coding sequence ATGCGACCACGCCGCCGGCACAGCTGGGTGCTGCCCGCCGTCCTCACCGCGACGGTGCTGCTGGCCTACGTCGGCGCGGCGACGCACGTGTACCGGACCGGCCCCGGTGCCGAGCCGAGCGCACCGCCGAGCAGTACGGTATCCAGCACATCACCAGCCACGCCGACCACTTCGCCCGAAGCGGATCCGTCGGACCCGGCAGACGATGAGGCAATCTTCACCATCGGCGCCGCCGGCGACGTGCTTCCGCACGACGCACCGATCGAGACCGCCCGCACCGACGACGGCTATGACTTCACCCCGATGCTCGAGGCTACGCGGGCCTGGAGCTCCGGAGCAGACCTCGCCCTGTGCAACATGGAGGTACCCCTCGCGCTTCCTGGCGAGGAGCCCAGCGGGTATCCGCTGTTCGGAGCACCGGGCGAGCTGCCCGGCACCCTCGCGGAGCTCGGCTGGGACGGCTGCTCCACCGGCACCAACCACTCCCTGGACCGCGGACTGGACAACCTCACCCACACGCTGGACGTCTTCGACGAGGCCGGCCTCGGCCACGCGGGGACCGCGCGCAGCCGCGGCGAGGCCGACACGCCGCAGCTGTACCGGCTGGAACGAGCCGGGCAGCAGATCACCGTCGCGCAGGTCGGCGGCACCTATGGCACGAACGGCCTGCCGATCCCGGCCGACGCGCCATGGGCCGTCACTCTCCTGGACGCCGAGGCTCTGATCGCCCAGGCTCGGACCGCACGCGAGGCGGGCGCCGACCTGGTGGTCGCCACCCTGCACTGGGGTGAGGAGTACCAGCACAGCCCCAATGCGGACCAGCGCTCGCTCGCCGCTGCGCTGGCCGAGTCCGGGCAGGTGGACCTGGTGATCGGCACGCACCCGCACGTACCGCAACCGTTCGCCCTACTCGACGGCGGTCCTGACGGTTCCGGGATGTGGGTCGCCTACTCGTTGGGGAACTTCATCTCCAACCAGGACGACGATTGTTGCGTCCCGCAGACGGCCACCGGCCTGTTCCTCACCGCGACCGTCGTCAAGCGTGCCGATGGCCCCGCCCGCGTGACCGGGATGGAGTGGTCACCGATGACCGTCGACCGCGAGGGCGGACAACATGTCTACCCACTGCGCTCCCTCACCAGCGGTGCAGAGCCGGACGGGCTCACTCTCTCCCCCAGCGAGCTCAGCTCCCGGCTCGACGGGGTGCAGGAGGTGATGGCCGAGTCCACGGGCGCGACGTTCCCGGAGCGTCACGATCCCCCCGCGGCGACCGGCCCCGAACCCGAGGTGGTACCGCGATCGTGA
- the pgsA gene encoding CDP-diacylglycerol--glycerol-3-phosphate 3-phosphatidyltransferase: MTSNAETPSAQPAAQLWNLPNVLTMLRVVLVPVFVVLLWQDSTAARLGALGVFIAAAITDKLDGSIARSRGIVTNFGKIADPFADKLLTGSAFVMLSLLGVIPWWVTIVILVREIGITILRFVMVRRSVMAASNGGKLKTVLQVVAICLLLLSATELFGPPLGDVVLVTGLVVVYAAAAVTVVTGLDYCWRAWRIVHDHQP; the protein is encoded by the coding sequence GTGACGAGCAACGCTGAGACGCCGTCGGCCCAGCCGGCCGCGCAGCTCTGGAACCTCCCGAATGTGCTCACGATGCTGCGGGTGGTGCTGGTCCCTGTGTTCGTCGTGCTGCTCTGGCAGGACTCGACCGCGGCCCGGTTGGGCGCCCTCGGTGTGTTCATCGCCGCGGCGATCACGGACAAGCTGGACGGATCGATCGCACGTAGCCGCGGGATCGTCACCAACTTCGGCAAGATCGCGGATCCGTTCGCAGACAAGCTGCTCACCGGGTCGGCGTTCGTGATGCTCTCCCTGCTCGGGGTGATTCCGTGGTGGGTGACGATCGTCATCCTGGTGCGGGAGATAGGCATCACCATCCTGCGGTTCGTGATGGTGCGACGTTCGGTGATGGCAGCCTCGAACGGTGGCAAGTTGAAGACAGTGCTCCAGGTGGTGGCCATCTGCCTGCTCCTGCTGTCTGCCACCGAGCTGTTCGGCCCCCCGCTCGGCGATGTCGTCCTGGTGACCGGGCTCGTGGTGGTGTACGCCGCCGCCGCGGTGACCGTGGTGACCGGCCTGGACTACTGCTGGCGCGCCTGGCGGATCGTGCACGACCACCAGCCATGA
- a CDS encoding CinA family protein, which produces MTAARVIARARALGRTVAVAESLTAGAVAARLAEPPGASDALLGAVVAYATRVKRELLGVDGELLATHGPVHPEVAWQMADGVRRLLGSDVGVATTGVAGPGPADGHPAGTVYVAAVAGGQNGVPVRGQVRGYRLAGTRPLVRTATCGLALAALVAVLESDRDV; this is translated from the coding sequence ATGACCGCTGCCCGAGTGATCGCCCGGGCCCGCGCCCTCGGGCGGACGGTGGCAGTGGCAGAGTCCCTCACGGCCGGCGCCGTCGCGGCACGTCTGGCGGAACCGCCAGGTGCCTCGGATGCGCTCCTCGGGGCAGTCGTGGCGTACGCGACGAGGGTGAAGCGTGAGCTTCTCGGGGTGGACGGCGAGCTCCTCGCCACCCACGGCCCGGTGCACCCCGAGGTCGCTTGGCAGATGGCCGACGGCGTCCGTCGCCTTCTCGGCTCAGACGTCGGGGTGGCCACCACGGGGGTTGCCGGGCCTGGACCGGCCGACGGGCACCCGGCCGGGACGGTGTACGTGGCTGCCGTGGCCGGCGGTCAGAACGGCGTCCCGGTGCGAGGACAGGTGCGTGGGTACCGACTTGCCGGCACACGCCCGCTGGTGCGCACCGCGACCTGCGGGCTGGCTCTTGCCGCGCTTGTTGCCGTCTTGGAATCTGATCGTGATGTGTGA
- a CDS encoding helix-turn-helix domain-containing protein, which produces MVVLRREIGDVLRGARQGQGRTLREVSSAARVSLGYLSEVERGQKEASSELLSSICEALNIPLSVVLREVSDRVALAEGIAIPDTIPADFVSQFGQEDLATV; this is translated from the coding sequence ATGGTGGTTCTACGACGAGAGATCGGTGATGTCCTTCGTGGCGCTCGCCAGGGGCAGGGACGAACCCTGCGTGAGGTCTCCTCGGCCGCGCGCGTCTCGCTCGGATACCTCTCCGAGGTGGAACGCGGTCAGAAGGAAGCCTCCTCGGAGTTGCTCTCCTCCATCTGCGAGGCACTGAACATTCCGCTCTCGGTGGTGTTGCGTGAGGTCTCCGACCGCGTCGCACTCGCTGAAGGCATCGCGATCCCGGACACGATCCCGGCAGACTTCGTCAGCCAGTTCGGCCAGGAGGATCTGGCGACAGTCTGA
- a CDS encoding DNA-formamidopyrimidine glycosylase family protein — protein MPEGDVLLRVARRLTAALAGGPLIRADVRWPDVSGADLVGRRSLGTICYGKHLLTRIDDGRTLRTHLRMDGRWLVRRTLTPPEPLRRPMIRAVIATRAWTCVGDHLGMVDLIATRDEPTLLRRLGPNLMADEVDIDQAVRNCRTQGERPIGAVLLDQSVAAGIGTIYLAETLWRHRISPWRPACDVGDVHAVFTTAATLMRRSADAPTLTATGIRDQPTHVHGRTGLACPRCGGTIAVAPVGAAPYERPAFHCPACQPE, from the coding sequence ATGCCAGAGGGTGATGTGCTGCTGCGGGTCGCACGCCGACTCACTGCGGCATTGGCAGGCGGCCCGTTGATCCGTGCAGACGTGCGGTGGCCCGATGTCTCCGGCGCCGACCTGGTGGGACGCCGCAGCCTCGGGACGATCTGCTACGGCAAACATCTGCTCACCCGAATCGACGACGGTCGCACCCTGCGCACGCATCTGCGGATGGACGGACGATGGCTGGTGCGGCGCACACTCACACCCCCGGAACCACTGCGACGCCCGATGATCCGTGCGGTCATCGCCACCCGCGCCTGGACCTGCGTCGGTGACCACCTCGGCATGGTGGACCTGATCGCGACCCGCGACGAACCCACGTTGCTACGTCGTCTCGGCCCGAACCTGATGGCAGATGAGGTCGATATCGACCAAGCAGTGCGGAACTGCCGGACTCAGGGAGAACGTCCGATCGGCGCAGTCCTGCTCGATCAGAGCGTGGCCGCCGGGATCGGCACGATCTATCTCGCGGAGACCCTGTGGCGGCACCGGATCAGCCCGTGGCGGCCGGCCTGCGACGTGGGTGACGTGCACGCCGTCTTCACCACCGCTGCGACCTTGATGCGCCGCTCCGCGGACGCACCCACGCTCACCGCGACCGGGATCCGTGACCAGCCCACGCACGTGCACGGACGCACCGGCCTGGCGTGCCCCCGCTGTGGCGGAACGATCGCCGTCGCACCGGTCGGAGCGGCGCCCTACGAACGACCCGCTTTCCACTGCCCCGCCTGTCAGCCGGAGTAA